The following are encoded in a window of Magnetovibrio sp. genomic DNA:
- the glyA gene encoding serine hydroxymethyltransferase, whose amino-acid sequence MTSYPNDELAQFFSKTLAETDPALKASIDDELGRQQNQIELIASENIVSKAVLEAQGSVLTNKYAEGYPGRRYYGGCEYVDVSEKLAQDRAKELFGCQFVNVQPHSGAQANGGVFMALLQPGDTILGMSLAAGGHLTHGAPPAQSGKWFNAVQYGVNESDLRINFDEVEALAREHKPKLIIAGGSAYPRHIDFARFRAIADEVGAYMMVDMAHFAGLVAAGVHPSPVGIADVTTTTTHKTLRGPRGGMILTNSEEISKKVNSAIFPGLQGGPLMHVIAAKAVAFGEALQPSFKAYAQRVIDNAQALAQTMVDGGYAISTGGTDTHLMLVDLRPKGVKGNAAEHALDRAGITCNKNGIPFDTEKPMVTSGVRFGTPAGTTRGFGTEEFKQIGLMACEVLDGLAANGEEGNGAVEASVRTKVEALCARFPIYG is encoded by the coding sequence ATGACCAGCTATCCCAACGACGAACTCGCCCAGTTCTTTTCCAAGACCTTGGCCGAAACCGATCCGGCGCTCAAAGCCTCCATCGACGACGAGCTGGGCCGCCAGCAAAATCAGATCGAGTTGATCGCGTCGGAAAACATCGTCTCCAAGGCGGTTTTGGAAGCCCAAGGCAGCGTGCTGACCAACAAGTACGCCGAAGGCTACCCCGGTCGTCGTTACTATGGCGGTTGCGAATACGTCGACGTCTCGGAAAAGCTGGCTCAGGACCGCGCGAAAGAGCTGTTCGGTTGCCAGTTCGTCAACGTTCAGCCCCATTCCGGCGCACAAGCCAACGGCGGTGTGTTCATGGCGCTGCTGCAGCCCGGCGATACCATTTTGGGCATGAGCCTGGCCGCTGGTGGTCACCTGACCCACGGCGCCCCGCCGGCGCAATCGGGCAAATGGTTCAACGCGGTTCAGTACGGCGTCAATGAAAGCGATCTGCGCATCAACTTCGATGAAGTCGAGGCCCTGGCCCGTGAACACAAGCCGAAACTGATCATCGCCGGCGGTTCGGCCTATCCGCGTCACATCGATTTCGCGCGTTTCCGCGCCATTGCCGATGAAGTGGGCGCCTACATGATGGTCGACATGGCGCATTTCGCCGGTTTGGTCGCGGCAGGCGTGCACCCGAGCCCGGTGGGCATCGCCGACGTCACCACCACCACCACCCACAAGACCCTGCGCGGCCCGCGCGGCGGCATGATCCTGACCAATTCCGAGGAAATCTCGAAAAAGGTCAACTCGGCCATTTTCCCGGGTCTGCAAGGCGGTCCGCTGATGCACGTCATCGCCGCCAAGGCTGTAGCCTTCGGCGAAGCCTTGCAGCCGAGCTTCAAAGCCTATGCCCAGCGCGTCATCGACAATGCCCAGGCCCTGGCCCAGACCATGGTCGACGGGGGTTACGCCATTTCCACCGGCGGCACCGACACGCACCTGATGCTGGTCGACCTGCGCCCCAAGGGTGTCAAAGGCAACGCCGCCGAACACGCACTGGACCGAGCCGGCATCACCTGCAACAAAAACGGCATTCCGTTCGATACCGAAAAGCCGATGGTCACGTCGGGCGTGCGGTTCGGCACCCCGGCAGGCACCACGCGCGGCTTCGGCACCGAGGAATTCAAGCAAATTGGCTTGATGGCGTGCGAAGTGCTCGATGGCTTGGCCGCCAACGGCGAAGAGGGCAACGGCGCTGTCGAAGCGTCTGTGCGCACCAAAGTCGAAGCGCTGTGCGCACGCTTCCCGATTTACGGATAA
- the nrdR gene encoding transcriptional regulator NrdR, whose protein sequence is MRCPFCGNNDTQVKDSRPSEDNATIRRRRYCPSCGSRFTTFERVHLRELTVIKTDGEKVPFDREKVKRSMEIALRKRPATDDQIERIVNGIQRRLETSGETEIPSKAIGELIMERLMEFDKVAYVRFASVYKDFHEIKDFDDFIGNLGEQD, encoded by the coding sequence ATGCGCTGTCCGTTTTGCGGCAACAACGACACCCAGGTTAAAGATTCGCGTCCCAGCGAAGACAATGCCACCATTCGCCGACGGCGCTATTGCCCGTCGTGCGGGTCGCGCTTCACCACCTTTGAACGGGTGCACCTGCGTGAGCTGACGGTGATCAAGACCGATGGCGAGAAGGTGCCGTTCGACCGTGAAAAAGTGAAGCGGTCGATGGAAATCGCCTTGCGCAAACGTCCCGCAACCGACGATCAGATCGAACGCATCGTCAACGGTATCCAGCGTCGCCTGGAAACCTCGGGCGAGACGGAAATTCCGTCCAAGGCCATTGGCGAACTGATCATGGAACGGCTCATGGAGTTCGACAAAGTGGCCTATGTGCGGTTCGCTTCCGTCTACAAAGATTTCCACGAAATCAAAGACTTCGATGATTTTATTGGAAACTTGGGTGAGCAAGACTAA
- the ribD gene encoding bifunctional diaminohydroxyphosphoribosylaminopyrimidine deaminase/5-amino-6-(5-phosphoribosylamino)uracil reductase RibD yields the protein MSKTNPPALNRDEDFLRAALRLARRGLGNTAPNPAVGCILVKDAIVVGRGWTQPGGRPHAEAMALAQAGDAARGATAYVTLEPCAHHGQTPPCANALVDAGVARVVVAISDPDERVAGKGLKILKDAGIEVVEGILRDEAWRANLGFFKRITENRPAFTLKLATSHDGRIPPRGAQGDAKWITSPEARARGHLLRAQHDAVLFGIGTVLDDDPTYTCRLQGLEDQSPVRILLDSKLALPDDAKLLSSLNDAPLWIVCGAEADSARMSALEHKGATVIQSPDARPDPVWVAHELAQRGLNRVLIEAGPGVVSSFLKAGLVDEIDWFRAEKVLGAHGVPAFHDFELEKLALAPQAVLQAGPDKLEIYALGD from the coding sequence GTGAGCAAGACTAACCCCCCAGCCTTAAACCGGGATGAAGACTTCCTGCGCGCCGCGCTGAGACTGGCGCGGCGCGGCCTGGGCAACACCGCACCAAACCCCGCGGTCGGTTGCATTCTTGTCAAAGACGCCATCGTCGTCGGCCGCGGCTGGACCCAGCCGGGCGGGCGCCCGCATGCCGAGGCCATGGCGCTGGCGCAAGCCGGCGACGCGGCGCGTGGCGCAACCGCCTATGTGACGCTTGAACCCTGTGCCCATCACGGCCAAACGCCGCCGTGCGCCAACGCTTTGGTGGATGCCGGCGTGGCGCGGGTGGTTGTGGCGATTTCCGATCCTGACGAACGGGTCGCGGGTAAAGGTCTGAAAATCTTGAAAGACGCCGGGATCGAGGTTGTCGAAGGGATACTGCGCGACGAAGCTTGGCGCGCCAATCTGGGCTTTTTCAAACGCATCACCGAAAACCGCCCGGCCTTCACCCTGAAGCTCGCCACCAGCCATGACGGACGTATCCCGCCGCGCGGCGCCCAAGGGGATGCCAAATGGATCACGTCACCCGAAGCGCGCGCGCGCGGCCATCTGCTGCGCGCCCAGCACGATGCGGTGTTGTTCGGCATCGGCACGGTGCTCGACGACGACCCGACCTATACCTGTCGCCTTCAGGGGCTCGAAGACCAAAGCCCGGTTCGCATCCTGTTGGACAGCAAGCTGGCGCTGCCCGACGACGCCAAGTTGTTAAGCAGCCTAAATGACGCACCGTTGTGGATCGTTTGCGGCGCAGAGGCGGATTCGGCGCGTATGTCAGCCCTTGAACACAAGGGCGCAACCGTCATCCAATCCCCCGATGCGCGCCCCGATCCGGTGTGGGTTGCGCATGAACTGGCGCAGCGCGGCCTGAACCGCGTTTTGATCGAAGCCGGGCCGGGGGTGGTTTCGTCGTTTCTGAAAGCCGGATTGGTCGATGAAATCGACTGGTTTCGCGCCGAAAAGGTCCTGGGTGCACATGGCGTGCCCGCATTTCACGATTTTGAACTGGAAAAACTGGCCTTGGCACCGCAAGCCGTGCTACAGGCAGGGCCGGACAAATTGGAAATCTACGCATTGGGGGACTGA
- a CDS encoding riboflavin synthase: MFTGIVTDIGRIRALKKTGTENGATEGEGRRFEVETRFDVNDIDIGASIAHAGACMTVVDKGDTWYAIEVSAESLSKTTLGSWDVGTKVNLERAMRLGDELGGHMVSGHVDGVGEVTRRENDGDSVRFTFRAPGDLAKYLAPKGSITIDGVSLTVNEVDGDQFGINVIPHTQEVTTIGALQVGDKVNLEIDMLARYVARLIGKE; this comes from the coding sequence GTGTTCACGGGCATCGTAACCGACATCGGCCGCATCCGCGCCCTAAAGAAAACAGGCACCGAAAACGGCGCAACCGAAGGGGAGGGCCGTCGTTTCGAAGTTGAAACGCGTTTCGACGTGAACGACATCGACATCGGCGCGTCCATCGCCCATGCGGGGGCGTGCATGACGGTGGTGGACAAAGGTGACACTTGGTACGCCATCGAAGTTTCCGCCGAAAGCCTGTCCAAAACCACGCTGGGCTCTTGGGACGTCGGCACCAAAGTGAACCTGGAACGCGCCATGCGCCTGGGCGATGAGTTGGGCGGTCACATGGTGTCCGGCCATGTCGACGGCGTGGGCGAGGTGACACGCCGCGAAAACGACGGCGACAGCGTGCGCTTTACCTTTCGCGCGCCCGGCGATCTGGCCAAATACCTGGCGCCCAAAGGTTCCATCACCATCGACGGCGTATCGTTGACGGTCAACGAGGTCGACGGCGACCAATTCGGCATCAACGTCATTCCCCACACGCAAGAGGTCACCACCATCGGCGCGTTGCAGGTGGGCGATAAGGTGAACCTGGAAATCGATATGCTGGCGCGCTATGTTGCGCGACTGATTGGCAAAGAATAA
- the ribB gene encoding 3,4-dihydroxy-2-butanone-4-phosphate synthase — translation MPFKDKLSPIEDIIEDARNGRMFILVDDEDRENEGDLVIPAQMATPEAINFMATYGRGLICLTLTRARVEQLEIPHMVQSNVSRHSTAFTVSIEAREGVTTGISASDRARTIAVAIDQTKGKADITTPGHIFPLEARDGGVLVRAGHTEAAVDISRLAGLNPSGVICEIMNEDGTMARLGDLIPYAEKHKLKIATIADLIAYRLKNDHVVERVLSQPFTSIYGGAFDMTIYRSELDGTEHVALTCGDVASGGPVLVRMHAMDILTDALGDNGAGKADVLQRSLKAISDEGRGAVVVIRNPRLNALSERKAVPVEAEPGDAGGVSAQLRNYGVGAQILLDLGIKEMTLLSNTSRTIVGLEGYGLTVAGQKPIPN, via the coding sequence GTGCCGTTCAAAGACAAATTATCACCCATCGAAGACATCATCGAAGACGCGCGCAATGGCCGCATGTTCATCCTGGTCGACGATGAAGACCGCGAAAACGAAGGCGATCTGGTGATCCCGGCGCAAATGGCGACTCCCGAAGCGATCAATTTCATGGCCACATACGGCCGCGGCCTAATTTGCCTGACTCTGACCCGCGCGCGCGTCGAACAGCTGGAAATTCCGCACATGGTGCAGTCCAACGTGTCGCGCCACTCGACCGCGTTCACGGTGTCGATCGAAGCGCGCGAAGGGGTCACGACGGGCATTTCCGCATCCGATCGCGCCCGTACCATCGCGGTCGCCATCGACCAGACCAAAGGCAAAGCCGACATCACCACGCCGGGGCACATTTTCCCACTGGAAGCGCGTGACGGCGGCGTTTTGGTGCGCGCCGGCCACACCGAAGCGGCGGTGGACATTTCCCGCCTCGCGGGCCTCAACCCCTCGGGCGTGATCTGCGAGATCATGAACGAAGACGGCACCATGGCGCGTCTGGGCGATTTGATTCCCTACGCCGAAAAGCACAAGCTGAAAATCGCCACCATCGCCGATCTGATCGCCTACCGCTTGAAAAACGATCATGTGGTCGAACGGGTCCTTAGCCAGCCGTTTACCTCCATCTACGGCGGCGCTTTCGACATGACCATTTACCGCAGCGAACTGGACGGCACCGAACACGTGGCGCTGACGTGCGGCGACGTCGCTTCCGGCGGGCCGGTTTTGGTGCGCATGCACGCCATGGACATCCTCACCGACGCCTTGGGCGACAACGGCGCGGGCAAAGCGGATGTGTTGCAGCGCTCGCTCAAAGCCATTTCCGATGAAGGGCGCGGCGCAGTGGTGGTGATCCGCAATCCGCGCCTCAATGCGCTGTCCGAACGCAAGGCCGTGCCCGTCGAGGCCGAGCCCGGCGACGCCGGCGGAGTCAGCGCACAACTGCGCAATTACGGTGTCGGCGCGCAAATTCTGCTCGATCTGGGCATCAAGGAAATGACCTTGCTGTCCAACACATCGCGCACCATCGTCGGACTCGAAGGCTACGGCCTGACGGTCGCCGGTCAAAAACCGATCCCCAACTAA
- the ribH gene encoding 6,7-dimethyl-8-ribityllumazine synthase, translating to MASKVLIIEAPFYQHITDQLVAGAIATLEEAGVDYDRITVPGAFEIPGVITFAELAQEDHPVAAKHYEGYIALGCVIRGETSHYDYVAGESCRALMDLSLEGVAIGNGILTVENEAQALVRAGVDQKNKGGDAAEACLRMIEVRSALMHGKTQ from the coding sequence ATGGCCTCCAAGGTTCTCATCATCGAAGCTCCGTTTTACCAGCACATCACCGACCAACTGGTCGCGGGCGCCATCGCCACGTTGGAAGAGGCGGGCGTCGATTATGACCGCATCACGGTTCCCGGTGCGTTCGAAATTCCCGGCGTCATCACCTTTGCCGAATTGGCCCAGGAAGACCATCCGGTCGCGGCCAAGCACTACGAAGGCTATATCGCTCTGGGCTGCGTCATTCGCGGCGAAACCAGCCACTACGACTATGTCGCGGGCGAAAGCTGCCGCGCCTTGATGGACCTGTCGCTGGAAGGCGTGGCCATCGGCAACGGCATCTTGACGGTCGAAAACGAAGCGCAAGCCTTGGTGCGCGCCGGCGTCGATCAGAAAAACAAAGGCGGCGACGCGGCCGAAGCCTGCTTGCGCATGATCGAAGTGCGCTCCGCCCTGATGCACGGAAAAACCCAATGA
- the nusB gene encoding transcription antitermination factor NusB → MSDGAADKFNAKNRSAARMAAVQSLYELDMVDGDADPVLRTFIEKRWTVPVEDEDGDEVGEAEFLDPDKTFLIELVRGVIARQGEIDEILNGALGDKWTVERLEVLLRAILRVGVFELLARTDIPAKVIINEYMDVANAFFSEGEPKMVNGVLDKLAHVLRDGTMS, encoded by the coding sequence ATGAGCGACGGCGCGGCCGATAAATTCAACGCCAAAAACCGTAGCGCCGCACGCATGGCTGCGGTCCAATCCCTGTACGAGTTGGACATGGTCGACGGCGACGCCGATCCGGTGTTGCGCACCTTCATCGAAAAACGCTGGACCGTTCCGGTGGAAGACGAAGACGGCGACGAAGTGGGGGAGGCCGAATTCCTCGACCCCGATAAAACCTTTCTGATCGAGCTTGTGCGCGGCGTGATCGCGCGCCAAGGCGAAATCGACGAAATTCTCAACGGCGCGTTGGGCGACAAGTGGACGGTCGAGCGCTTGGAAGTGCTGTTGCGCGCCATTTTGCGCGTCGGCGTGTTCGAGCTTCTGGCCCGCACCGACATCCCCGCCAAGGTCATCATCAACGAATACATGGATGTCGCCAACGCGTTCTTCAGCGAAGGCGAACCGAAAATGGTCAACGGGGTGCTGGATAAGCTGGCCCACGTTCTGCGTGATGGCACGATGAGCTAA
- the thiL gene encoding thiamine-phosphate kinase: protein MADHPSGSEFDIISKYFRPLSEGSDEALGLTDDAALLSVPEGHQLVVTTDAIVAGVHFLETLSPEDIAYKVVGVNLSDLAAMGARPHAVFLAAQFSPGVAEDWIASFAAGLKSALAPSGAKLLGGDTVSTPGPMAFTITALGFVRAGRALTRAGAREGDLVLATGTIGDGALGLAVLQGDFDGLDAAARDHLARRYARPEPRWEFAQELVKRGLAHAAVDVSDGLVADLGHICEASGVSAIIEAEQVQLSAAARAVLMQAPERLGDVLTGGDDYELVFTAAESALSELEDLAATMSLPLSVIGRIEPMNPCNGPRVQVLDTNGLPMRLRASGYRHL, encoded by the coding sequence ATGGCTGATCATCCCTCCGGCAGCGAATTCGATATCATTTCCAAGTACTTTCGTCCCTTAAGCGAGGGATCGGATGAAGCTTTGGGGCTGACCGACGACGCAGCGCTGCTAAGCGTTCCCGAAGGACATCAGTTGGTCGTCACCACCGACGCGATCGTCGCGGGGGTGCATTTCCTCGAAACCCTTAGTCCCGAAGACATCGCCTACAAAGTCGTCGGCGTAAACCTATCCGACCTCGCCGCAATGGGGGCAAGGCCGCACGCGGTGTTTCTTGCTGCGCAGTTTTCACCGGGTGTCGCCGAAGACTGGATCGCATCCTTCGCCGCCGGGCTTAAATCCGCATTGGCGCCGTCGGGCGCAAAGCTATTGGGCGGTGACACGGTCTCCACCCCCGGTCCTATGGCTTTCACCATCACCGCTTTGGGCTTTGTCCGCGCCGGGCGGGCATTGACCCGCGCCGGAGCCCGGGAAGGCGACTTGGTACTGGCAACCGGTACCATCGGCGACGGGGCTTTGGGCTTGGCGGTATTGCAAGGCGACTTCGATGGCCTGGACGCCGCGGCACGCGATCATCTGGCTCGGCGCTATGCACGCCCGGAACCGCGCTGGGAATTCGCCCAAGAACTGGTCAAGCGTGGTCTGGCCCACGCCGCCGTGGACGTTTCCGACGGTTTGGTCGCCGATTTGGGCCACATATGCGAAGCATCCGGCGTGAGCGCCATCATCGAAGCCGAACAGGTTCAACTGTCCGCCGCCGCCCGCGCCGTTTTGATGCAAGCGCCAGAACGCCTGGGTGACGTGCTCACCGGCGGGGACGACTACGAACTGGTGTTCACCGCCGCCGAGAGCGCATTGAGCGAATTGGAGGACTTGGCCGCGACGATGTCTCTACCGCTCAGCGTGATCGGTCGCATAGAGCCCATGAATCCGTGCAACGGTCCACGCGTTCAGGTGCTCGACACCAACGGCCTACCTATGCGCTTGAGAGCCAGCGGATATCGCCATCTCTGA
- a CDS encoding sodium-translocating pyrophosphatase: MSTTYYLVLACGLLAVLYGAYAIRAVLAKPAGNEKMQEIAAAIQEGAAAYLNRQYTTVAVVGVVIGVLLGMRLGLSVAIGYFLGAILSGLAGYIGMNVSVRANVRTAEAARSEGLAGGLNVAFTSGAITGMLVVGLALLGVAGYYIVLRNLFDPSSTEGMRSILEALVALGFGASLISIFARLGGGIFTKGADVGADLVGKIEAGIPEDDPRNPGVIADNVGDNVGDCAGMAADLFETYAVTVVATMLLAAIFFTKADQELMMLFPLAVGGACIIASVIATFFVKLGSNQSVMGALYKGFIASAIISAGLIAVLMYVMLGGFDNMYSMNDAKVVSVGQLYIASLTGLVVTGLIVWITEYYTGTEHRPVKSVALASTTGHGTNVIQGLAVSMESTAMPVLVICGGIIVSYTVAGLFGLAISATTMLALAGIVVALDAFGPVTDNAGGIAEMADLPADVRNTTDTLDAVGNTTKAVTKGYAIGSAGLAALVLFAAYTEDLVHYFPTVYEQVNFSLQNPFVVIGLFVGGLLPFLFGSMGMMAVGRAGGQVVIEVRRQFKEMPGIMEGTQKPDYARCVDMLTKTAIKEMVVPSLLPVLAPIMMYFIILGLADQAAAFSALGAMLMGTIVTGLFVAISMTSGGGAWDNAKKYIEDGHYGGKGSDAHHAAVTGDTVGDPYKDTAGPAINPMIKIINIVAILLLAVLAG; encoded by the coding sequence ATGTCGACTACATACTATCTAGTGCTTGCCTGTGGCCTGCTTGCCGTTCTGTACGGCGCTTACGCCATCCGCGCGGTTCTCGCCAAACCCGCCGGCAACGAAAAAATGCAAGAAATAGCCGCTGCGATCCAAGAGGGTGCAGCGGCTTATTTGAATCGACAATACACCACAGTGGCTGTCGTCGGTGTCGTCATCGGCGTTCTGCTGGGCATGCGTCTGGGGTTGTCCGTGGCCATCGGCTACTTCCTCGGTGCAATTTTGTCCGGCTTGGCTGGATATATCGGCATGAACGTTTCCGTCCGCGCCAATGTGCGCACGGCTGAAGCAGCGCGCTCCGAAGGACTGGCCGGCGGTCTCAACGTCGCGTTCACCTCCGGCGCCATCACAGGCATGCTGGTGGTTGGTTTGGCGCTGTTGGGCGTGGCGGGCTACTACATTGTGCTGCGCAACCTGTTCGATCCGTCGAGCACCGAGGGCATGCGCAGCATTCTCGAAGCGTTGGTGGCCTTGGGCTTCGGTGCATCTTTGATCTCCATCTTCGCCCGTTTGGGCGGTGGCATCTTCACCAAGGGCGCCGACGTCGGCGCCGATTTGGTGGGCAAGATCGAAGCGGGCATTCCCGAAGACGATCCCCGCAACCCCGGCGTGATCGCCGACAACGTCGGCGACAACGTCGGCGACTGCGCGGGCATGGCCGCGGATTTGTTCGAAACCTATGCGGTGACCGTGGTGGCGACGATGTTGCTGGCCGCGATCTTCTTCACCAAAGCGGATCAAGAACTGATGATGCTGTTCCCGCTGGCCGTCGGCGGGGCGTGTATCATCGCATCCGTGATTGCAACGTTCTTCGTCAAGCTGGGCTCGAACCAGTCGGTGATGGGGGCCTTGTATAAAGGCTTCATCGCTTCGGCCATCATCTCGGCGGGTCTGATCGCGGTGCTGATGTATGTCATGCTCGGCGGTTTCGACAACATGTACTCGATGAACGACGCCAAAGTCGTTTCGGTTGGACAGCTGTATATCGCCTCTCTGACCGGCCTGGTCGTCACCGGCCTGATCGTGTGGATCACCGAATATTACACCGGCACCGAACATCGCCCGGTGAAATCGGTGGCCTTGGCCTCGACCACCGGCCATGGCACCAACGTGATCCAAGGTCTGGCGGTATCGATGGAATCGACCGCTATGCCGGTGTTGGTGATTTGCGGTGGCATCATCGTCAGCTACACCGTCGCGGGCCTGTTCGGCCTAGCGATTTCGGCCACCACCATGTTGGCGCTGGCCGGTATCGTGGTGGCGCTGGACGCATTCGGTCCGGTCACCGACAACGCCGGCGGCATCGCCGAAATGGCGGACCTGCCCGCCGACGTGCGCAACACCACCGACACCTTGGATGCGGTCGGCAACACCACCAAGGCCGTGACCAAGGGTTACGCCATCGGTTCGGCCGGTCTGGCCGCATTGGTGCTGTTCGCAGCGTACACCGAGGATTTGGTGCACTATTTCCCGACCGTCTACGAACAGGTCAACTTCAGCCTACAGAACCCGTTTGTGGTGATCGGCCTGTTCGTCGGCGGTTTGCTGCCGTTCCTGTTCGGTTCCATGGGCATGATGGCCGTGGGGCGTGCGGGCGGTCAGGTTGTGATCGAAGTGCGGCGCCAGTTCAAGGAGATGCCGGGCATCATGGAAGGCACGCAAAAGCCTGACTACGCGCGTTGCGTGGACATGCTGACCAAGACCGCCATCAAGGAAATGGTGGTGCCGTCGTTGCTGCCGGTTCTGGCGCCGATCATGATGTATTTCATCATCCTCGGCCTCGCGGACCAAGCGGCGGCGTTCTCGGCGCTCGGCGCGATGCTGATGGGCACCATCGTCACCGGCCTGTTCGTCGCCATTTCGATGACGTCGGGCGGCGGCGCGTGGGACAATGCCAAAAAGTACATCGAAGACGGCCACTATGGCGGCAAGGGCTCTGACGCCCACCACGCCGCGGTCACCGGCGACACCGTTGGCGATCCTTACAAGGACACCGCGGGACCGGCGATCAACCCGATGATCAAGATCATCAACATCGTGGCGATTTTGCTGTTGGCGGTTTTGGCCGGATAA
- a CDS encoding outer membrane protein assembly factor BamE produces MASLIVLGATTACSPRVDTRGNAIHMDDIAAVEPGVFTQDHVLSKLGSPSSTANFGNDVWYYISERTETLAFLAPEVIDRQIVAIVFDEHGVVKSVDVFDKNSAELVEPVDRVTPTAGNSLGMIEQFLSNLGRFNKKK; encoded by the coding sequence GTGGCCTCCTTGATCGTGCTGGGCGCGACGACCGCATGTTCGCCGCGCGTCGACACTCGCGGCAACGCCATTCACATGGACGACATCGCTGCGGTCGAACCGGGCGTGTTCACCCAAGATCACGTTCTGAGCAAGCTGGGATCGCCTTCAAGCACCGCGAACTTCGGCAATGACGTTTGGTATTACATCTCCGAACGCACCGAAACTTTGGCCTTTCTCGCACCCGAAGTGATTGATCGCCAAATCGTGGCGATCGTTTTCGACGAACATGGCGTGGTGAAATCTGTCGATGTATTCGACAAAAACAGCGCGGAACTGGTCGAGCCGGTGGACCGGGTGACGCCCACGGCGGGCAACTCCTTGGGTATGATCGAGCAGTTCCTGAGCAACCTGGGCCGTTTCAACAAGAAGAAATAG
- a CDS encoding ubiquinol-cytochrome C chaperone family protein, giving the protein MKALLKKLGFSRPDPIAVAWYATAVKAARQVEYFTDLGVPDTVDGRFDMISLTAALINRRIGLVDSQHAARIQELAQELFDVMFADMDINLRELGVSDEGMKHRIKPMASAHLGRVKAYTDALSAASAEARLVEFTDVVKRNIYRAVEDDSGAQTLAARMIALSEELDRASDDDILNARFAFSTQAGEGQ; this is encoded by the coding sequence ATGAAGGCCTTGCTGAAAAAATTGGGCTTTAGCCGCCCCGATCCCATCGCCGTCGCATGGTACGCGACCGCCGTCAAAGCCGCCCGGCAAGTCGAATACTTCACCGATTTGGGTGTGCCCGACACCGTGGACGGACGTTTCGACATGATCTCGTTGACCGCCGCCTTGATCAATCGCCGCATCGGGCTGGTCGACAGCCAACACGCCGCACGCATCCAGGAATTGGCCCAGGAACTATTCGACGTGATGTTCGCCGACATGGACATCAACCTCCGCGAATTGGGGGTTTCCGACGAGGGCATGAAGCACCGCATCAAACCCATGGCCAGCGCGCATTTGGGACGGGTCAAGGCGTACACCGACGCGCTCAGTGCCGCCAGCGCCGAAGCCCGGCTGGTGGAATTCACCGACGTCGTGAAACGCAACATTTACCGTGCGGTCGAAGACGACAGCGGCGCACAGACGTTGGCCGCGCGCATGATCGCACTTTCCGAAGAACTGGACCGTGCCAGCGACGACGACATCCTCAACGCGCGATTCGCGTTTTCCACCCAGGCGGGCGAGGGGCAGTAA
- a CDS encoding DUF177 domain-containing protein: MTQAITPPKPELSRIVRVEKLGLQEYAQDIEASDHERQALAERFKIDSLDALTAQVSLQLLANDDVLMTAHFEARVTQTCVVTLDPVESEISANFTMTYSHSPDEEGGHDEEEFADLDDDIELSEPIIDGKIDIGEAVAEQLALEIDPFPRVKGAKFDGYSIGNNGKDEPVPEKKNPFAVLSKLKVSPETSE; the protein is encoded by the coding sequence ATGACGCAAGCTATCACGCCGCCCAAACCCGAACTGTCCCGGATCGTGAGGGTCGAAAAGCTGGGCCTGCAGGAATACGCGCAAGATATCGAGGCCAGCGACCACGAACGCCAGGCCTTGGCCGAACGTTTCAAGATCGACAGCCTCGATGCGCTTACGGCGCAGGTTTCTTTGCAATTGCTGGCCAACGACGACGTGCTCATGACGGCGCACTTCGAGGCCCGCGTCACGCAGACCTGCGTGGTCACGCTGGACCCGGTCGAAAGCGAAATATCTGCAAATTTTACAATGACTTATTCACATTCTCCGGATGAAGAGGGCGGTCACGACGAAGAGGAATTCGCCGATTTGGACGACGATATCGAGCTGTCCGAGCCGATCATTGACGGAAAAATCGACATCGGTGAAGCGGTTGCGGAGCAATTGGCACTTGAAATCGACCCCTTTCCCCGCGTAAAAGGCGCTAAGTTCGATGGCTATTCGATCGGGAACAATGGTAAAGATGAACCGGTTCCCGAGAAAAAGAACCCGTTCGCGGTTCTCTCGAAACTAAAGGTCTCACCGGAAACCTCTGAATAA